The Hypomesus transpacificus isolate Combined female chromosome 12, fHypTra1, whole genome shotgun sequence genome segment TGTGTTGAAGATTGCTGCTCAGCCAAAAAATCGAGGCTTCAGTTTGAATGTAGGCGAAACCTTCAGACAGGAGATCTGCTCCGGGTGGGCGATCTTCTGACTCGCACAGCAGAGGCCAGTGAAAGAGGACGCCGCAGGGAAACATGCTGAGGTCTTCACCCTGCTGTAACCTGAGCCTCGGCCCTcactcccccatctccctctctgtgtttatgtgtgtgtgtgtgttctagtacACTGAGATGGACGAGAGCAGCGAGGACTGGGACGTGTCCTCTCTGGAGGACCTGGCCCTTCCGGAAGGGTCCAAAGCGGCGCCCGGCCCCGCTCCCGTGAGGAAGAGCCTGGACTCGTCCGGGACAAGCGTGTGGGGCACCTCCACCGGAAAGAGAGGTCAGCACATGTTGGTCAATGAGCTCACCACAGGAAAGGGTTCAATActtgcactgtatgtgtgtgtatgctgtctGGTATTCAtctgtggctgtgtttgtgtttcctcaGGTCTCAGTGAAACAGGAACGGGGAGCACCCTGAAGAGCAGCCTGGTTTCAGTCAGTGACTTCAGTGACACAGATGATATATAGCAATATAACAAGCAATATATATATGCTTGACTGGTAGCATAGGTTTACAGGCCTCAGGCGCTTAAACAATGTCTATAAAACGGCTTTTGAAATACAAAGAATGACATATTTCTTCCCTTACTGTTGTGATGAATTGTATATGTATCAAGGAACGTGTCTACTCTCCAATAATAAGGATGTTTTCCTCTGCTCAGGACCCCATTGCAGTGCTAACTGACGTGATAGTTATCCCCTGCCTTGTGCAGTTTTCAGTATTACGTTTTTATATAGAGAATATAACGGTTGTTGTCTTTTTACGTTTGGATTTTGCATTCAAGTGAGGTACCTTTTCCTGTGGTACTGTACGTGGTAGTGTGTTGTCAGTTTTGTACTTGAGATTTTCAACGCAATTAAGTTGTTGCGAACGAAAGTGAATACGCGATTTTATATTGAAAATATTTATACAAGCAGCAAAACAAATCGTATTGATTCACGATATCAGTACTGTTGTCACTTACTAAATAAACACACTAGTTTACAGTTGTTTTCTCCTATCTAGATACAAAATTCCTCTCAGGCCATCACAGATCACACAAAGTCATCTCTGCCAAAGGACCTCATGGTTCTCGTGTTTccgctcctcctgctgtctctgcCCCCCGGGTACAGAGGCGGCATCACGGGGACTCTTGACAGGGCCGGCTTCGTGTATGTGCGCCTGGTACCCACGGTCCGAGCGGTGGCGTACGTAGCAGGCCTGCCGGCCTTTTTGTTGGAACTGCGAATTCAGAGCACGTGAAAGACGTGTTATGGGCGTAAGGTTCAACATACAGTGGACCTTGGGTCGAGAGGATCCCGTCGTACACAGAGAAAGCAGGAAGTCTTACGTGAGGTGGAGACCTTCCCTCCCAGAGAAGTAACTCATGACAGCCCCCCCAGAGATGAGCAGCAAAGACCCCCCCCAGCCGATGAAGACGGCTGCTCCGATTTCGTATCTGGAGGAAGGAAGCAAGAACAGCCAAGTGAGACACCCCAGAGTTTCACACTAAACAACATGATCTTTTGTTGGTTCAGTTTCCCCGGCGACAACATCGACATACTTCTGTCCATGGAAAGTTGGATCCACAAACTCTCTCCGGATCTTGTTACCCCACAATGAGTAGGTGATTAGACCACAGAACCCTGGCAAGCAAAACAGGCTTTTGTAATGTCGATCCACACTCAATTAGCTCAACAAAAGTATTTGACATTCCAGCCCACATTTAacaatgttcacacacacacacacacacacggttcaaCAAAGTCCCTCTCCTTCGTAAACAGGTCTCACCGGACACAACGTAGGTTATGGCACCCGCGAAGGTCACCCTGGCGTTGGCGATCTCTGACCCCCCTATCTTGGTACACTTCATGCCCACCAGAGTGAGGACGGCAGCGAAGAAGCCGGTGATGACGGAGCAGACGGCCAGAGCCCTGCACACGTGGAGGAACACTGAGACAAAGAGGATGCGCTTACAGAGAAGTggacaccagaccagaccttgTTCAAGTGAGCGACAACCAGAACAGGATGGGGTCGTATATAATCGTCAAATAACGATTAAAGGGACATAAAACAGACTCAACCTAACCATCCCCTCATCTCACCTAGTCCTACTAAACcgatacattttaaaaagttaCAAATCAAGCCTACCTGGCAACCCCATCAAGGAGGGGTATTCTTTGCAGTCAGAGACACCCGTGGTGTCGGAGACACAGTCCTTCCAGAGGTTGGCGTAGTAGTTGGCAGTGGTGAGGACGACTGTGCCCACCTCTGAGAAGGTCCAGTACTCCGTGGGCAGGGTGGAGCACACTAGAATCCACCCAGACAGGCAGGAGACAAAGCAGCCAATCTCCATGTACATCACCACCGTCCGGTACTTCATGGCGCCAAGCTTGAGCTCACCCCAGGGGCTCCGAGGCCAGGGAAAGCAGGTGAGGAGCAGCACAAGATGTGAGTTGAAGTGCTGGCTTCAAACAGGACAGAACCGTACGTAAGAGTCGGGTCTTGTCTGCAGTGAGTGAGGTCTGGTTTGCACGACGCTGTCCTACGGGTTCCTGGTGGCTGGTTGTGGATATCTGAGCCTTGGCTTATCTCGTGGCTCATCACACAGGGCTTTGCTCAGTAAGCATCATCTCTGTTCCCATGATTCAGGGAGAGATAGCTTCAGGGTGCGGCCTTGTCCCAGCCAGCTCCCAGTCTCCTCTCCACACTCGCATAGTGGTCTGACTTGGAACAGCCCTCATAGTCGTTTCTCTCAGAACACAGTGTGACAAAATGATGTGCGGTGTAACTTACCTGATCTGGGAAAACCATTGTACTCTTAAATCAGAGCAATGTAGATTTGACTAAAGAAGATCTTTAATTTAATCAGTTTCAAGTCATACACCTGTTCAAAAAGGCTGTCACCATGTATGCTATTGCCTGATGTTATTGTATAGGTGTTATTATAGTAACTTTTAAGAGGATAATATCACCAAGCATACTAGACCATCATAACAGTATCATCTGGCGTCATTTTGCTGAGGTGGAGCTTGTTTGTACATTCTGGTGTCCATGACGGTTAACAGTGTTTTGGATGTTTGACCCATCCCTGACTCCTCGTCCTCAAAGGCAGGCAGAAAGATGAGGGAGTCTGGTCTGAGGAGGAGGTTAACATTAATGTAGTGTATTTCAAATGTGGtcgctttttttgttgttgagtgcCTGAGACGTGATGCTGTATAAAGGAAGCATCTAAAGAGCACTTTTCACACATGCCCCATTACCTCTCTAAGAGCCGTGTATAAGCAAACTAAGACATGTACAaaggtattttttattttattattttagtaCAAATGCAGATACTGAGGATTACAGAAAGTTACATTGAACATTGTCAGTCAAATGTATTTCTTCAGAATTTGAATCAGATAAAACTTCCAATCTCAACCTCCAAtaaaacagaatcattttaacAGGAATTCCTGATTAAGGATATGACCTTAGTATCAGTAAACAGACAGACCATTCTCTGCACTGAAGGGCATCC includes the following:
- the cldn10d gene encoding claudin-10, which codes for MKYRTVVMYMEIGCFVSCLSGWILVCSTLPTEYWTFSEVGTVVLTTANYYANLWKDCVSDTTGVSDCKEYPSLMGLPVFLHVCRALAVCSVITGFFAAVLTLVGMKCTKIGGSEIANARVTFAGAITYVVSGFCGLITYSLWGNKIRREFVDPTFHGQKYEIGAAVFIGWGGSLLLISGGAVMSYFSGREGLHLTSNKKAGRPATYATARTVGTRRTYTKPALSRVPVMPPLYPGGRDSRRSGNTRTMRSFGRDDFV